In a genomic window of Enterobacter asburiae:
- the ada gene encoding bifunctional DNA-binding transcriptional regulator/O6-methylguanine-DNA methyltransferase Ada, with the protein MKNPTYMNDEDRWQAVLARDPRADDRFVFAVQTTGIFCRPSCRARHALRKNVCFYLDVQHAIQAGFRPCKRCMPDKRDPQQQKLAKVEYACRLLEQDPALTLEGLAQQVAMSPFHFHRLFKSITGMTPKAWQQAARGQRLRTALAHGNKITDAVLAAGFPDSSSYYRKANDALGMTAKQYRKGEVPVQYAIDDCSLGRCLVAESERGICAILLGDSDTELAQELATLFPNAEPAPREDAFAQRLRQVIASIDNRAVPLALPLDIRGTAFQQRVWQALRNIPSGETASYQQVAQAIGQPNAVRAVAGACAANRLAIVIPCHRVVRNDGALSGYRWGAARKALLLKREAKRREG; encoded by the coding sequence CTCGCGATCCGCGCGCTGACGATCGGTTTGTTTTTGCCGTGCAGACGACGGGGATTTTCTGCCGCCCGTCCTGCCGTGCCCGTCACGCGCTGCGTAAAAATGTCTGCTTTTATCTTGATGTCCAGCATGCCATTCAGGCAGGGTTTCGTCCGTGCAAGCGCTGTATGCCGGACAAACGCGATCCGCAGCAGCAGAAGCTGGCGAAAGTGGAGTATGCCTGTCGCCTTCTGGAGCAGGATCCCGCGCTGACGCTTGAAGGTCTGGCGCAGCAGGTCGCCATGAGTCCTTTCCATTTCCACCGGCTGTTTAAATCCATTACCGGGATGACGCCAAAAGCCTGGCAGCAGGCGGCGCGGGGGCAGCGTCTGCGCACGGCGCTTGCGCACGGAAACAAAATTACCGATGCCGTGCTGGCGGCAGGTTTTCCCGACAGCAGCAGCTATTACCGCAAAGCCAACGACGCGCTGGGAATGACGGCGAAACAGTACCGCAAAGGCGAGGTACCGGTGCAGTACGCCATCGACGACTGTTCATTAGGACGCTGTCTGGTCGCTGAAAGCGAGCGGGGGATTTGCGCGATACTGCTGGGCGACAGCGATACCGAATTAGCCCAAGAGCTGGCGACGCTGTTTCCAAACGCTGAGCCTGCTCCACGTGAAGATGCCTTCGCTCAGCGTCTCCGTCAGGTCATTGCCAGTATTGATAACCGCGCGGTGCCGCTGGCCCTGCCGCTGGATATACGCGGAACCGCGTTCCAGCAGCGGGTATGGCAGGCTCTGCGGAACATCCCCAGCGGGGAAACGGCCAGCTATCAGCAGGTGGCACAGGCGATTGGCCAGCCCAATGCGGTGCGTGCCGTCGCCGGTGCCTGCGCGGCAAACAGACTGGCGATTGTGATCCCCTGTCATCGCGTGGTTCGTAACGACGGCGCGCTGTCGGGCTATCGCTGGGGGGCGGCGCGAAAAGCGCTATTACTGAAACGTGAGGCAAAACGCCGGGAGGGATAA